The following proteins are co-located in the Meriones unguiculatus strain TT.TT164.6M chromosome 4, Bangor_MerUng_6.1, whole genome shotgun sequence genome:
- the Fbrsl1 gene encoding fibrosin-1-like protein isoform X19, with protein sequence MEAKVRPSRRSRAQRDRGRRREAARDARAQSPSSGDEPEPSPGKENAGLPGAPPQRPTSLRAARPPRRRRRESSSQEEEVIDGFAIASFSTLEALEKDMALKPHERKEKWDQRLIKKPRESENCPSAELNENRQPLEVGSPGQDTEPTCDEGTRKVPLQPSQQVCSPEGGPLPASPCQQNGPAQHQQQHQPSQSSQPSQPQGPPPAPGQPCQPQRPPLGQRAWPHRSLLGLRQPCQPRRPFLGPGQHHRSQHLLPAPDQLSQTQRSRLAQPRRPVLVLPGSRQRLRSIQTPWHHYRPLRSLLTLCHLCRSLLTIWHRCQPLQSWLCPCARLYRAASGQYCQPPRILTLQPCHRPTSCFSFSGQCCCPQWALLAPRQQSQPHRPFLGQPSCSQQPPVGPKQPQQLVEGPEQTNLPNPALLSPRQSQQQKCPRLSPEQPHLPTQPLMGPKKPLRSLLGPDQPRKPQPLLLLPDRPTLMGQPGLAPRRLLRPLCQPRRQSLLDLVPAHHPRPLIMGHPFRPLRSQWTRHSAPGVARQAPSVSPGA encoded by the exons ATGGAGGCCAAGGTCCGGCCGAGCCGACGTTCGCGCGCGCAGCGAGACCGTGGCCGGCGTCGAGAAGCCGCCCGGGACGCCCGCGCGCAGAGCCCGTCGTCGGGTGACGAGCCGGAGCCCAGTCCTGGCAAGGAGAACGCGGGACTCCCAGGCGCGCCGCCTCAGCGCCCTACGTCCCTGCGCGCTGCGCGCCCCCCGCGGCGCCGTCGCCGCGAGTCCAGTTCTCAGGAGGAGGAGGTTATTGATGGCTTCGCTATAGCCAGCTTCAGCACCCTGGAGGCCCTGGAG AAGGATATGGCTCTGAAGCCACACGAGCGGAAGGAGAAATGGGATCAGCGCCTCATCAAGAAGCCCCGAGAGTCAGAAAACTGCCCATCTGCTGAGCTGAATGAGAACAGGCAGCCCCTGGAGGTGGGCAGTCCAGGGCAGGATACGGAGCCCACATGTGATGAAGGGACTAGGAAGGTCCCGTTGCAGCCCTCCCAACAG GTGTGCTCCCCAGAAGGGGGGCCGCTCCCAGCCAGCCCCTGCCAACAGAACGGCCCGGCCCAGCATCAGCAGCAGCACCAGCCCAGCCAGTCCAGCCAGCCCAGCCAACCCCAGGGGCCCCCCCCAGCCCCAGGGCAGCCCTGCCAGCCCCAGCGGCCACCCCTGGGTCAGCGTGCTTGGCCCCATCGATCACTTCTAGGCTTGAGACAGCCCTGCCAGCCCCGGCGCCCATTTCTGGGCCCTGGCCAGCACCACcggtcccagcatctgcttccgGCCCCAGATCAGCTCAGCCAGACCCAGCGCTCACGCCTGGCTCAGCCCCGCAGGCCAGTCTTGGTGCTTCCAGGCTCCAGACAGCGCCTACGGTCCATCCAGACTCCATGGCATCACTACCGCCCACTTCGGTCCCTGTTGACCTTGTGTCACCTCTGCCGGTCTCTACTGACCATATGGCACCGTTGCCAACCTTTGCAGTCATGGCTGTGTCCCTGTGCTCGGCTCTATAGGGCTGCCTCAGGACAGTACTGCCAGCCCCCTCGAATTCTCACCTTGCAACCATGCCATCGTCCCACCAGCTGCTTTTCATTTTCAGGCCAGTGCTGCTGTCCCCAGTGGGCACTCTTGGCCCCACGTCAGCAGAGCCAGCCCCATAGGCCCTTCCTGGGCCAGCCTAGCTGCTCCCAACAGCCACCAGTGGGCCCCAAGCAGCCTCAGCAGTTAGTTGAAGGCCCAGAACAAACTAatcttcccaatcctgccctgcTGAGCCCTAGACAGTCACAACAACAGAAGTGCCCACGTCTTAGCCCAGAGCAACCCCACCTACCCACACAGCCCCTCATGGGCCCAAAGAAGCCCCTGCGGTCACTTCTGGGCCCAGACCAACCTCGCAAACCCCAGCCATTACTTCTACTGCCCGATCGCCCTACACTCATGGGGCAGCCAGGCCTGGCCCCCCGGCGTCTTCTGAGGCCGCTTTGTCAGCCGAGGCGGCAGTCCTTGCTGGATCTGGTGCCAGCTCATCATCCCAGGCCTTTGATAATGGGTCATCCCTTCAGGCCCCTGAGGTCACAGTGGACTCGACACTCTGCCCCAGGGGTGGCTCGCCAAGCACCATCTGTGAGTCCTGGAGCCTGA